The Oncorhynchus nerka isolate Pitt River linkage group LG5, Oner_Uvic_2.0, whole genome shotgun sequence nucleotide sequence TATGCATTCGCCGAAAatactttttaaaatctgatatgttggctggattcacaatgagtgtagctttaatttagtatcttagaTTTAATGTTAGATTTTTACagaattttatttgaatttgccgcgctgcattttccctggcttttggccaagtgggacgcaagcgtcccctataccataagaagttaaatagtacccgcaaaacaccagtctcaatgtcaacagtgaagaggcgactctgggatgctggccttctaggcagagttgcaaagaaaaagccatatctcagactggccaaaaaaaagaaaaatattaagatgggcagaagaacacagacactagacagattaactctctttctctctcccctatagGTTGTTCCCCTCCCCAGGGGTGGCTGTGCCCTTTGTCTCTGCTGTGTTGGGTAGgaccggttctctctctctctttgttgccCTCCCCAGCGGTGGCTGTGCCCCCTGTCTCTGCGGTTGTCTCTGTGTCCTGATAGTGGACCTGAAGCTTGACAGGCGTCGTCTGAAGCCCTCTCCAGAGAAGAAGTAGAGCAAGGGGTCGAAGCAGGAGTTGGAGGCAGCCAGACAGAGTGTCACCACCACACTCTTCTGCATGTACACCAGCTCCGAACAGGAAGTGGCAGTCTGGGACAGGAAGCTGAGGTGGACGGAGCGCTGGATGTGGTACGGCATGAAGCACAGCAGGAATGCCAGCATCACAATGACGATCATTCGGATAGCCTTAGACCCCGCCCCCTTCTGGCGCTGTGCAGTATGTTGCCGTGACAGCAGGGCCCGAATGATCCCGACGTAGCACAGCAGGATGACCAGGAAGGGAAGGATGAAGCCCACAGCCAATGATAAGTAGTTGAGCATGATGAGCTTCTTAAGCCCGCCCCCTGTTCTGCGCTCTGGAGGCTCGAAGCACTTGGTCTTATTGGTGGCTGGGTGGAGGTGTTGACCAGTcatgaggaagggagaggagacagtgcAGATGAACacccagatacagacacacaccagaCGGGCACGACGCTCTGAGACCAGGCGCAGGTTCTGCACGGGGAACACGATGGCGAGGAAGCGTGTGACGGACATGGCAGTCATGAAGAACACGCTGCAGTAGAGGTTCACGTAGAGGGCATAGGACGAAAGTCTGCACAGGAAGTCTCCCAGGTTCCAATGACCCTGAGGGAGAGGGTCAACCACAAAAATAATTTATTTTAATAGCATCTTAAAGACCGGGATTCATTCAAAGGTGCAttgttgacaatgtgccttttAAAGACAGTTTCCCCGAAGTAAAATACCTGTAATAGTCAAGTGAAATGCGCATTACGACAACTCAACCTATTATAGAAATAGTCCTACCTTATTAACGTAGTAGAGGACCCGTAGCGGCAGCGTGGAGACACACAGTAGGTCGGACACGGCCAGGTTCAACATGTAGATGTGGAACGCAGAACGCTGACGGAACGTTTTAACCAGAACCAACAAGGCGAACCCATTACCGGCCAGGCCGAACACGGTGATGATAGAGTACACCGTAGAGTACAcctggagagacagaaacacctgGTAACGAACAGATACACAAACAGATACAcctggagagacagaaacacctggtaacaaacagatacacaaatagatacacctggagagacagaaacacctggtaacaaatagatacacctggagagacagaaacacctggtaacaaatagatacacaaacagatacacctggagagacaaacacctggtaacaaacagatacacctggagagacagaaacacctgGTAACAAATAGATACACAAATAGATACACTTGTAGAGacaaacacctggtaacaaacagatacactaacagatacacctggagagacaaacacctggtaacaaaTAGATACACCTAGAGacaaacacctggtaacaaaTAGATACACCTAGAGacaaacacctggtaacaaaTAGATACGCAAATAGACGCAcctggagagacagaaacacctggtaacaaacaGATACACTAACAGCTAT carries:
- the LOC115126377 gene encoding cysteinyl leukotriene receptor 1-like, coding for MDLEEFDNVTLRYNVTNCPSIDEFRNQVYSTVYSIITVFGLAGNGFALLVLVKTFRQRSAFHIYMLNLAVSDLLCVSTLPLRVLYYVNKGHWNLGDFLCRLSSYALYVNLYCSVFFMTAMSVTRFLAIVFPVQNLRLVSERRARLVCVCIWVFICTVSSPFLMTGQHLHPATNKTKCFEPPERRTGGGLKKLIMLNYLSLAVGFILPFLVILLCYVGIIRALLSRQHTAQRQKGAGSKAIRMIVIVMLAFLLCFMPYHIQRSVHLSFLSQTATSCSELVYMQKSVVVTLCLAASNSCFDPLLYFFSGEGFRRRLSSFRSTIRTQRQPQRQGAQPPLGRATKREREPVLPNTAETKGTATPGEGNNL